From a single Pseudoalteromonas nigrifaciens genomic region:
- the gap gene encoding type I glyceraldehyde-3-phosphate dehydrogenase, with protein sequence MINIAINGYGRIGRNVLRALYESAQNNEIKIVAINDLAPANVNAHLTQFDSVHGQFSHKVTLADNTMLIGDDVITLTQERDPANLPWKALDVDIVLECTGLFTTREAAAKHITAGAKKVIVSAPGKDMDATVVHGVNSEVINAQSQIISNASCTTNCLAPIAKAINDTVGIDQGSMTTIHAYTNDQNLSDVYHPDLYRARSATQSMIPTKTGAAAAVGLVLPELAGKLDGMSVRVPTINVSLVDFTFIAKRDTSIEEINAIMKEASTGSMKDILQYNELPLVSIDFNHNPASCVFDSTQTRANGKLVKVMAWYDNEWGFSNRMLDQVKALGKFL encoded by the coding sequence ATGATTAACATAGCAATTAATGGCTATGGCCGTATAGGTCGCAATGTATTGCGTGCACTTTACGAGTCGGCACAAAATAATGAGATTAAAATTGTTGCAATTAACGATTTAGCCCCAGCTAATGTTAATGCTCATCTTACGCAATTTGACTCAGTACATGGACAATTTTCTCATAAAGTAACGCTAGCCGATAACACTATGCTAATTGGCGACGATGTTATTACTTTAACGCAAGAGCGCGACCCAGCAAATTTACCGTGGAAAGCACTCGATGTTGATATTGTTTTAGAGTGTACCGGTTTGTTTACTACGCGCGAAGCAGCCGCTAAGCATATTACTGCTGGCGCTAAAAAAGTAATTGTTTCGGCGCCGGGCAAAGATATGGATGCAACCGTAGTGCACGGCGTTAACAGCGAAGTAATTAATGCACAAAGCCAAATTATTTCAAACGCTTCGTGTACTACTAACTGTTTAGCACCGATTGCTAAAGCAATTAACGACACGGTAGGCATTGATCAAGGCAGCATGACCACAATTCATGCATATACCAACGATCAAAACTTATCGGATGTATATCATCCTGATCTATACCGTGCACGCAGTGCAACGCAGTCGATGATCCCAACTAAAACCGGTGCAGCTGCAGCTGTTGGTTTAGTGCTACCAGAACTTGCAGGCAAGTTAGATGGTATGTCGGTACGTGTGCCTACAATTAACGTATCTTTGGTTGATTTTACGTTTATTGCTAAGCGCGATACCAGCATTGAAGAAATTAATGCAATTATGAAAGAAGCGTCAACGGGCTCAATGAAAGACATTTTACAATATAATGAGCTGCCACTTGTTTCTATTGATTTTAACCATAACCCAGCGTCTTGTGTGTTTGATTCAACGCAAACCAGAGCGAATGGTAAATTGGTTAAAGTAATGGCTTGGTACGATAACGAATGGGGTTTTTCAAACCGCATGTTAGATCAAGTTAAAGCGTTAGGTAAGTTTTTATAA
- a CDS encoding LacI family DNA-binding transcriptional regulator, with translation MKKVTINSVASYAGVSKKTVSRVLNNEPNVSAATREKVLKVFKELDYTPNPIARGLAQNRSFIIGCIYDNPSKSYITRVQTGALAACQENNYNLLIHPCELRGEALINNIDQLLQSSRLDGIVLTPPFSDFAELVDFLKSKKIPYARVASAVLEDDSISVRSNDEQGAFEITEHLITLGHKSIAFIKGHPDHSATEQRFKGYRRALASHGIEFEERLVEEGNFSYHSGVDSARSILDLSPRPTAVFASNDYMAAAVLKLATQRSLRVPDDISIAGFDNAPIARHIWPGLTTIAQPVEEMTKQAVTQLIAHIIQPQEVAYQVTLEARLITRESTAQVK, from the coding sequence ATGAAAAAAGTCACCATAAATAGTGTAGCGAGTTATGCGGGGGTTTCTAAAAAAACAGTCTCTCGGGTGTTAAATAACGAGCCAAATGTAAGTGCAGCTACCCGCGAAAAGGTACTTAAAGTATTTAAAGAGCTTGATTATACGCCTAATCCTATTGCCCGTGGTCTTGCTCAAAATCGCAGTTTTATTATTGGTTGTATTTACGATAATCCAAGTAAAAGTTATATTACCCGCGTGCAAACAGGCGCATTGGCTGCCTGCCAAGAAAACAATTACAATTTATTAATTCATCCTTGTGAGCTGCGCGGTGAAGCACTAATCAATAATATTGATCAGTTACTGCAGTCATCACGCTTAGATGGCATTGTATTAACGCCGCCTTTTTCGGACTTTGCTGAACTAGTTGATTTTTTAAAATCGAAAAAAATACCTTATGCACGCGTTGCCTCTGCAGTACTTGAAGATGATTCGATTTCGGTGCGCAGCAATGACGAGCAAGGGGCATTTGAAATAACCGAGCATTTAATTACACTGGGTCATAAATCAATTGCTTTTATTAAAGGTCATCCCGATCACAGTGCCACTGAACAGCGTTTTAAAGGTTACCGACGGGCGTTAGCAAGCCATGGCATTGAATTTGAAGAGCGTTTAGTAGAAGAGGGTAACTTTAGTTATCATTCAGGGGTAGACAGTGCCCGTAGTATTTTAGATTTATCGCCACGGCCAACCGCAGTATTTGCTTCAAACGATTACATGGCAGCCGCCGTACTTAAATTAGCAACTCAACGCAGTTTACGTGTGCCCGATGATATTTCAATTGCTGGCTTTGATAACGCCCCTATAGCACGCCATATTTGGCCTGGGTTAACTACCATAGCGCAGCCAGTTGAAGAAATGACCAAACAGGCGGTTACTCAGCTTATTGCTCATATTATTCAGCCACAAGAGGTTGCGTATCAGGTGACCCTAGAGGCGCGTTTAATTACTCGCGAGTCGACAGCGCAGGTTAAATAA
- the istA gene encoding IS21 family transposase, protein MATKRITMRKIREVLRLHFAAQLSVRKISASTKISVGGIQKLLTKARALSLSWPLPDELDDSVLASQFYPRADTRPSQRFEVPDWPAIRKELTGKGVTKNLLWEEYTQQYPNRCYSYSQFCDRYMTWLKKQKRSMRQVHKAGEKLFVDYAGQTMPIVCNATGEVKFAQIFVAVMGASNYTFCEATWSQSLPDWIGSHVRAFEFIGGIPDMVIPDNLRSGVSKACRYDPDVNPSYQQLAAHYGTVIVPARPRKPQDKAKAEVGVQIIERWILAKLRHQTFFSLAELNHCIKALLLEVNNKPFKQLSGTRQSWFESIDKPALAPMPKLAYQFTDIKHVKVNIDYHVQYDNHLYSVPHHLVGEKLELHAKDNLIEAYFKHKRITSHPRKYHPGMTTTSEHMPVKHEKHHKWSPGRLMNWAKDIGDDVLLWVKAQLAQKQHEEQAYRVCLGLLNLSRSYPADRLNNACAIANQYSLYRLKHIKDILSSNQDKLPRTQEEPSTLLPQSHENIRGPKSFH, encoded by the coding sequence ATGGCGACTAAGAGGATCACAATGCGTAAAATTCGAGAAGTGTTGAGGCTACATTTTGCTGCCCAACTCAGTGTCAGAAAAATAAGTGCCAGCACTAAGATCAGTGTCGGTGGTATTCAAAAACTACTCACTAAAGCCAGAGCTTTATCGTTAAGTTGGCCACTGCCCGACGAGCTTGATGATTCTGTGCTTGCTAGTCAGTTCTATCCTCGCGCCGACACTCGGCCATCCCAGCGATTTGAAGTGCCAGATTGGCCAGCCATTCGAAAAGAATTAACGGGCAAAGGCGTCACCAAGAACTTACTCTGGGAAGAATATACTCAGCAATATCCGAATCGTTGTTACAGCTATTCTCAGTTCTGCGATCGCTATATGACCTGGCTTAAAAAGCAAAAACGTTCGATGCGACAAGTGCATAAAGCAGGAGAAAAACTCTTTGTCGATTATGCGGGTCAAACGATGCCCATTGTTTGTAATGCGACGGGTGAAGTGAAGTTCGCCCAGATATTCGTGGCGGTGATGGGCGCATCAAATTATACATTTTGTGAAGCAACCTGGAGCCAAAGTCTACCCGACTGGATCGGCAGTCACGTGCGAGCATTTGAATTTATCGGCGGTATACCTGACATGGTTATCCCCGATAATTTACGCAGTGGTGTCAGTAAAGCGTGTCGCTACGACCCTGATGTTAACCCGAGTTATCAGCAATTGGCCGCGCATTATGGCACCGTGATTGTGCCTGCTCGTCCCAGAAAACCACAAGATAAAGCCAAGGCCGAAGTGGGCGTGCAAATCATTGAACGCTGGATACTCGCCAAGTTACGACACCAAACCTTTTTCTCATTAGCTGAGCTAAACCATTGCATCAAAGCCTTACTGCTTGAGGTCAATAATAAGCCCTTTAAGCAACTGAGTGGGACACGACAATCATGGTTCGAGTCAATCGACAAACCCGCCCTCGCGCCCATGCCCAAACTAGCTTATCAATTCACGGATATTAAACACGTCAAAGTGAATATTGATTATCACGTTCAGTATGATAACCATCTTTACTCGGTACCCCATCACTTGGTGGGTGAAAAGCTTGAACTTCATGCCAAAGACAACTTGATTGAGGCTTATTTCAAGCATAAACGCATCACCAGTCACCCGAGAAAATATCATCCGGGCATGACCACCACATCCGAGCACATGCCTGTAAAGCATGAGAAGCATCATAAATGGTCACCAGGGCGTTTAATGAATTGGGCGAAAGATATTGGAGATGACGTTTTGCTCTGGGTGAAAGCACAATTGGCACAGAAACAACATGAAGAACAAGCGTATCGTGTGTGCTTAGGCTTACTCAACCTATCAAGAAGCTATCCCGCCGATCGGCTCAATAACGCCTGTGCGATAGCCAATCAATACAGTTTATATCGGTTAAAACATATCAAAGACATACTCAGTAGCAACCAAGATAAATTGCCGCGAACGCAAGAAGAGCCGTCGACGTTATTGCCACAATCCCATGAAAATATCCGTGGTCCTAAAAGCTTCCATTAA
- a CDS encoding LacI family DNA-binding transcriptional regulator codes for MKGKATSFDIAHYAGVSQSTVSRALRNSPLVNEETRKRVFDIAKKLNYKVDKNASNLRTQQSSTLALLLFEDPTSDESQINPFFLAMLGSITRACAKEGYDLLVSFQSASADWQADYEDSHRADGIILLGYGDYLDYQPKFNTLLEQNTKFVCWGATVDNRPDLTVCCDNYGGGKLAAAHLIARNRTDCAFIGDASDHSPEFFARFQGFKDELSANNVTLNERKTANAISTEESGYHATRSLIANNIKFNALFAASDLIAIGAIRALKEAGISVPKDVAVIGFDNIAIASYTNPPLTTIEQNTTVAGQMLVENLLKLIRGEAVQSTLLPPILIARGSS; via the coding sequence ATGAAAGGTAAAGCAACGTCATTTGATATAGCCCATTATGCTGGAGTATCGCAATCAACTGTATCTCGTGCTTTACGTAACAGCCCCTTGGTAAACGAAGAAACCCGTAAGCGCGTTTTCGATATAGCTAAAAAACTCAACTATAAAGTAGACAAAAACGCCAGCAATTTACGCACCCAACAAAGTAGCACCTTAGCGCTATTATTGTTTGAAGATCCAACCTCTGATGAATCACAAATTAACCCGTTTTTTTTAGCCATGCTAGGCAGTATTACCCGCGCTTGTGCTAAAGAAGGTTACGATTTACTGGTGTCGTTTCAATCGGCCAGTGCCGATTGGCAAGCCGACTACGAAGATAGCCACCGCGCCGATGGTATTATTTTACTCGGTTATGGTGATTACTTAGATTATCAACCTAAATTTAACACCCTGCTTGAGCAAAACACCAAGTTTGTTTGTTGGGGTGCAACGGTCGACAATCGCCCCGATCTGACTGTGTGCTGCGACAATTATGGTGGCGGAAAACTAGCTGCAGCGCATTTAATTGCGCGCAACAGAACCGACTGCGCGTTTATAGGCGACGCATCGGATCATAGCCCTGAGTTTTTTGCCCGTTTTCAAGGTTTTAAAGATGAACTAAGCGCTAATAACGTAACCTTAAACGAACGTAAAACAGCAAATGCAATATCGACTGAAGAGTCGGGGTATCATGCCACTCGCTCACTAATAGCCAATAACATAAAATTTAATGCACTCTTTGCAGCCAGCGATTTAATAGCCATTGGTGCAATACGCGCACTCAAAGAAGCCGGTATTAGCGTACCAAAAGATGTTGCCGTAATAGGTTTCGATAACATCGCCATTGCCAGCTATACCAACCCACCTTTAACCACGATAGAACAAAACACCACAGTAGCCGGACAAATGTTGGTAGAAAATCTATTAAAACTAATTCGAGGCGAAGCAGTACAAAGTACCCTACTCCCGCCAATATTAATTGCCCGAGGCTCAAGTTAA
- the glk gene encoding glucokinase translates to MSLHSSAQFDPILVADIGGTNARFALITAFDAAKNEFVIEYNHTFPSADFGSLQNATRHYLSTVPHIKPVRACLAVAGPIKAGQVHLTNLGWHFSVSEFKQAFSFLQLEIINDFAAFAYAAPYLDSNQNVVIKAGQADENSNIAVMGPGTGFGAACLVRTAQSSAVLSSEGGHISLAAVTDLDAKLLIELRKEHPHVSLETVFSGPGIAHLYKAMAAVKGITAKHLDAAQISNLANTGECEVCDATLNQFCDWLGSAAGDLALAYGALGGLFIGGGILPRMQSRLLESRFVERFSQKGIMSQYNGQVPVTLVTQDNIPLIGAAACLHNSKQE, encoded by the coding sequence ATGAGCTTACACTCTTCTGCCCAATTTGATCCTATTTTAGTTGCCGATATTGGTGGTACCAATGCGCGGTTTGCACTAATTACTGCCTTTGATGCAGCAAAAAACGAATTTGTTATAGAATATAATCATACCTTTCCTAGTGCCGACTTTGGCTCGTTACAAAATGCAACACGCCATTATTTATCAACTGTGCCTCATATTAAACCTGTGCGCGCGTGTTTGGCAGTGGCAGGCCCTATAAAAGCAGGGCAGGTTCACCTTACTAATTTAGGTTGGCATTTTAGCGTTAGTGAGTTTAAACAGGCTTTTTCTTTTTTGCAGCTTGAAATTATTAACGACTTTGCTGCATTTGCCTACGCTGCCCCTTATTTAGATAGTAACCAAAATGTGGTTATTAAAGCAGGGCAAGCCGATGAAAACTCAAACATTGCAGTTATGGGCCCAGGCACAGGATTTGGTGCAGCTTGCCTAGTTAGAACAGCGCAGTCTAGTGCGGTGCTTAGCTCTGAAGGCGGGCATATTTCGCTGGCTGCCGTTACCGATTTAGATGCAAAGTTACTTATAGAATTACGCAAAGAACATCCGCATGTGTCTTTAGAAACTGTTTTTTCAGGCCCGGGTATTGCCCATTTATATAAAGCGATGGCGGCGGTTAAAGGTATTACTGCTAAGCATTTAGATGCCGCGCAAATTAGTAATTTAGCCAATACAGGCGAGTGTGAGGTTTGCGATGCAACTCTAAACCAGTTTTGTGACTGGCTTGGCAGTGCCGCAGGCGATTTAGCATTAGCTTATGGTGCGTTGGGCGGTTTATTTATTGGCGGTGGTATATTGCCACGCATGCAATCGCGCTTGTTAGAGAGTCGTTTTGTTGAACGTTTTTCACAAAAAGGTATTATGTCGCAATATAACGGGCAAGTTCCTGTTACGCTAGTAACCCAAGATAATATACCTTTGATTGGCGCTGCGGCGTGTTTGCATAATAGTAAGCAGGAATAA
- the edd gene encoding phosphogluconate dehydratase has product MLHPRIQEVTERIITRSKATRQAYLDRISHAKKQTRVRAGLGCGNIAHVMAACSTDDKARLKADEQPNLAIINSYNDMLSAHVPYKDYPDLIKSIATKYDATAQVAGGVPAMCDGVTQGRDGMELSLFSRDVIAMSTAISLSHDVFDGVFCLGVCDKIVPGLLIGALSFGHLPVFFLPAGPMQSGIPNKEKARIRQKFAQGLVSREDLLEAESASYHSAGTCTFYGTANSNQMLMEIMGLHLPGSSFINPYTELRDGLTGNAVETMLKQLTDDKDSPCLADVISEKTIVNGLVGLLSTGGSTNHAIHIVAIAKAAGIQITWKDMSDLSAEVPLLTRIYPNGSADVNHFQAAGGMGFLIRELASAGYLHTDVKTMLGDGLAPYMTEPRLDKDNSLIMSDATGPSKVKWVSCPDNSHDEDVLRPVNNPFSKQGGLQLLTGNLGKAVIKVSAVAIEHQVVTAPAKVFSSQGELQDAYSRGELNQDFIAVLKEQGPKAKGMPELHKLTPVMATLQDQGFKVAIVTDGRMSGASGKVPAAIHLAPEAVEGGIIAKIHEGDLVTLDAPSGILKVHVSDEELAKRELQLSLPSLTFGTGRELFTGFRNIVSSADLGASAFGIEE; this is encoded by the coding sequence ATGTTGCATCCACGAATTCAAGAAGTCACCGAACGTATCATTACGCGCAGTAAAGCAACCCGCCAAGCTTATTTAGATCGCATTTCGCACGCAAAAAAACAAACAAGAGTTCGTGCTGGATTAGGCTGCGGTAATATTGCCCACGTTATGGCTGCGTGTAGCACCGATGACAAAGCGCGTTTAAAAGCCGATGAGCAACCAAACCTTGCAATTATCAACTCATATAACGATATGCTTTCGGCACATGTGCCTTATAAAGATTACCCAGATTTAATTAAAAGCATTGCTACTAAATACGACGCTACAGCTCAAGTGGCAGGCGGCGTACCAGCAATGTGTGATGGCGTTACGCAAGGGCGTGACGGCATGGAATTATCACTTTTTTCACGCGATGTAATTGCTATGTCTACGGCAATATCGTTATCGCACGATGTGTTTGATGGCGTTTTTTGTTTAGGCGTATGCGACAAAATAGTCCCAGGGTTATTAATTGGTGCACTGTCGTTTGGCCATTTACCGGTGTTCTTTTTACCGGCAGGACCAATGCAATCAGGTATTCCAAATAAAGAAAAAGCCCGTATTCGTCAAAAGTTTGCGCAAGGCTTAGTAAGCCGCGAAGACTTGCTAGAAGCCGAAAGCGCGTCTTACCACAGTGCTGGTACCTGTACTTTTTACGGTACTGCTAACTCAAATCAAATGTTAATGGAAATAATGGGCTTACACCTTCCTGGTAGCTCGTTTATTAACCCATACACAGAGCTTCGCGATGGTTTAACCGGTAATGCGGTAGAAACCATGCTTAAGCAATTAACCGACGATAAAGACAGCCCGTGTTTAGCGGATGTGATCAGCGAAAAAACCATAGTAAATGGTTTGGTTGGTTTGCTATCTACTGGTGGCTCTACTAACCACGCCATTCACATTGTGGCTATTGCCAAAGCGGCAGGTATTCAAATAACGTGGAAAGATATGTCTGATTTATCAGCTGAGGTTCCACTATTAACGCGTATTTACCCTAATGGCTCTGCTGATGTAAATCATTTTCAAGCAGCCGGCGGTATGGGCTTTTTAATACGTGAACTTGCCAGCGCAGGCTATTTACATACCGACGTTAAAACTATGTTAGGCGATGGCTTAGCACCTTACATGACCGAGCCTCGTCTTGATAAAGACAATAGCTTAATAATGAGTGATGCAACCGGCCCAAGTAAAGTTAAATGGGTATCTTGCCCTGATAACTCACACGATGAAGATGTACTTCGCCCAGTGAATAATCCGTTTAGTAAGCAAGGTGGTTTACAACTGCTTACGGGTAACTTAGGCAAAGCGGTTATTAAAGTATCGGCAGTAGCAATTGAACATCAAGTAGTTACCGCCCCAGCTAAAGTATTTAGCTCGCAAGGTGAGTTACAAGATGCTTATAGCCGCGGCGAATTAAACCAAGACTTTATTGCAGTGCTAAAAGAGCAAGGCCCTAAAGCTAAAGGTATGCCAGAGCTACATAAATTAACACCTGTAATGGCAACGCTACAAGATCAAGGCTTTAAAGTAGCTATTGTAACTGACGGTCGTATGTCGGGCGCATCGGGTAAAGTACCTGCGGCGATTCACTTAGCGCCAGAAGCAGTTGAAGGCGGCATAATTGCTAAAATTCATGAAGGTGATTTAGTTACTTTAGATGCACCAAGCGGCATATTAAAAGTACATGTTAGCGATGAAGAGCTTGCTAAACGTGAACTGCAATTAAGCCTACCAAGCTTAACCTTTGGCACAGGCCGAGAGTTATTTACCGGATTTAGAAATATCGTAAGCAGCGCCGATTTAGGTGCGAGTGCTTTCGGAATTGAAGAATAA
- a CDS encoding trimeric intracellular cation channel family protein, translating into MLLSIVFIIGITAEAMTGALSAGRMKMDWFGVSLVASATAIGGGSVRDILLGNYPLTWVQNPEYLLITCMAGIITTWLAKWVVKFKGIFMRLDALGLAAFSIIGCQVGLNMGLHYGICVVAAIVTGVFGGLLRDLICRQAPLVLHHELYASVSLIVACLYLALHHYNIDDNISIIVSLVTGYLIRMASVRFKWRLPVFSLLEPAK; encoded by the coding sequence ATGCTATTAAGTATTGTTTTTATTATTGGTATTACAGCAGAAGCCATGACCGGAGCCCTAAGCGCTGGCCGAATGAAAATGGACTGGTTTGGCGTTAGCTTGGTAGCCAGTGCCACCGCCATAGGTGGTGGTAGCGTTCGAGATATTTTACTAGGTAACTACCCGCTTACGTGGGTACAAAATCCAGAGTATTTATTAATTACCTGTATGGCCGGCATTATCACCACTTGGTTGGCTAAATGGGTAGTTAAGTTTAAAGGCATATTTATGCGCCTAGATGCCCTTGGCCTAGCTGCTTTTAGTATTATTGGCTGCCAAGTTGGGCTAAATATGGGTTTACACTATGGTATTTGCGTGGTTGCAGCTATAGTTACTGGCGTATTTGGTGGTTTGTTACGTGATTTAATATGTCGTCAAGCGCCATTAGTATTACACCACGAGCTGTATGCCAGCGTTTCACTTATTGTGGCGTGTTTATACCTAGCACTGCATCACTATAATATTGATGACAATATAAGTATTATTGTTAGCTTAGTTACAGGGTACTTAATACGTATGGCATCGGTACGCTTTAAATGGCGCTTACCTGTGTTTAGTTTATTAGAACCCGCTAAGTAA
- the eda gene encoding bifunctional 4-hydroxy-2-oxoglutarate aldolase/2-dehydro-3-deoxy-phosphogluconate aldolase, whose product MSIEKILASAPVVPVVVIEKLEDAAPLARALYNGGLKALEITLRTPIAAEAVKLMKAAVPEAYVGTGTVVDKASFDASVAAGADFMVSPGVSDELLELIKSSDIPFLPGAATPSEVMKLASHGFKYLKFFPAEAAGGTAMLKSIGGPLPDITFCPTGGITLATAPNYLALNNVICVGGTWMLDKQLIENKDWQAIEALARQACEVNRSQK is encoded by the coding sequence ATGAGTATTGAAAAAATATTAGCATCGGCGCCAGTTGTGCCAGTAGTGGTAATCGAAAAATTAGAAGATGCAGCGCCACTTGCTAGAGCCTTATATAACGGTGGCTTAAAAGCGCTGGAAATTACTTTGCGCACGCCCATTGCGGCAGAAGCGGTAAAACTAATGAAAGCAGCCGTACCTGAGGCCTATGTAGGCACAGGCACGGTAGTTGATAAAGCTAGCTTTGATGCTTCGGTAGCTGCAGGCGCTGACTTTATGGTAAGCCCAGGGGTTAGTGACGAGCTACTTGAACTGATAAAATCCAGTGACATCCCGTTTTTACCAGGCGCTGCTACGCCAAGCGAAGTTATGAAACTAGCGTCGCACGGTTTTAAGTATTTAAAGTTTTTCCCGGCAGAAGCAGCAGGCGGAACCGCCATGCTTAAATCAATCGGTGGGCCATTACCCGATATTACTTTTTGCCCAACGGGCGGCATAACGCTCGCTACTGCACCTAACTACTTAGCACTAAATAATGTTATTTGTGTTGGTGGTACGTGGATGTTAGATAAACAACTAATTGAAAATAAAGACTGGCAAGCTATTGAAGCGCTTGCTCGACAAGCTTGTGAAGTAAATAGGAGTCAAAAATGA
- the istB gene encoding IS21-like element helper ATPase IstB: protein MLEQTITQLRQLKLSGMANALVSQIEQPSTYEGLSFDERLQLLADSEAQDRESRKQQRLLKAAKLKLAANARDIDYHHPRGLNQSMMASLLQCDWLNKSQNLLITGPCGSGKTYITCALAHTGCMKGYSVKYYRLSRLMLALTQAKADGTYSRMLQSLAKIDLLVLDDWGLEPLKAAQRNDLMEIMDDRHGSSSTAIISQLPTEEWHQSIGDNTLADAILDRLMHNAHRIKLKGESMRKIQSKIDHREHLG from the coding sequence ATGTTAGAACAAACGATAACTCAGCTTCGTCAACTCAAACTCAGTGGTATGGCCAACGCCTTAGTGAGCCAAATAGAACAACCAAGTACTTATGAAGGGTTGTCCTTCGATGAGCGACTACAACTGCTAGCAGACAGTGAAGCCCAAGACCGAGAGAGCCGAAAACAACAACGCTTACTTAAAGCGGCAAAACTTAAATTAGCCGCTAACGCCAGAGACATAGATTATCATCACCCGCGAGGTCTCAATCAATCGATGATGGCATCGCTACTGCAATGTGATTGGCTGAATAAATCACAAAACTTACTCATCACAGGCCCTTGCGGTAGCGGTAAAACCTATATCACTTGTGCGCTTGCGCATACAGGATGCATGAAAGGCTACAGCGTTAAATATTACCGACTCTCAAGGTTGATGCTTGCGCTGACACAAGCCAAAGCAGATGGCACTTACAGTCGAATGTTACAGTCACTCGCTAAGATCGACTTACTCGTTTTAGATGATTGGGGGCTTGAGCCACTTAAAGCGGCACAACGAAATGACTTAATGGAGATCATGGATGATAGGCACGGCAGTTCATCAACCGCCATCATCAGTCAATTACCCACCGAAGAATGGCATCAATCCATCGGCGATAATACCTTAGCCGATGCCATTTTAGATCGACTAATGCACAATGCTCATCGGATAAAATTAAAGGGGGAGTCTATGAGAAAAATTCAATCTAAAATTGACCATCGTGAACACTTAGGTTAA